GGAATACACAAGAGAAATTAATCCGCATCATTAGACTATAGATAGCTTTAAGGGGGAGACAGAGTTGCTATTAATTAAAAATGCAAAGATATATACAATGAATTTAGATGTAATTGAAAAGGGAGATATCTTAGTTGAAAATGGAAAAATTAAAGAAATCAAAACAGATATTTCTTCTTGTGAATCATGCGAGATTATAGATGCTTCAGGCAAAATGGTATTCCCAGGCTTTATAGATGCTCACTGCCATATAGGAATGTGGGAGGAAGGCATAGGCTTTGAAGGTGATGACGGCAATGAAATGACCGACCCAATTACTCCACAGCTTAGAGCAATAGATGCGATTAATCCTATGGATGAAGCTTTTGAAAATGCTATCAAAGGTGGAGTGACAACAGCTGCTACAGGTCCAGGAAGTGCAAATGTAATAGGAGGAACCTTTACTGTACTTAAGCTTCATGGAAAAAGAGTAGACGATATGGTTATGATTGAAAATCTTGCTATGAAGTGCGCTTTTGGAGAAAATCCAAAGAGAGTATATGCTGAGAAAAAGGCTATGCCTACTACTAGAATGGGAACTGCTGCAAAGCTAAGAGAAACTTTAGCCATGGCGGCTGAATATAATCAGAAGAAAGAAGCAGCAAAAGAAGACTCATCAAAGATGCCTGGATATGATATGAAGCTTGAGGCTATGATACCTGTAATTAAAGGTGAAATACCTCTAAAGGCACATGCTCATAGAGCAGACGACATATTTACATCGATTAGGATAGCTAAAGAATTCAACGTAAAATTAACCTTAGAGCATTGTACAGAAGGACATTTAATTGCAGATGACCTTGCTAAAGAAGGCTATCCAGCTATTGTAGGGCCTACTTTTGGAAATAAATCTAAATTTGAGCTTCAAAATAAAAACTTTGATACACCAAAAATATTAGTTGAAGCTGGAGTGAAGATTGCAATCATGACGGATAGTCCAGTGATTCCTCTAGAGCATCTTCCTATGTGCAGTGCTCTAGCATACAAGGCTGGCCTTGATGAGATGGAAGCATTAAAAGCAATAACAATTAATCCTGCTGAGATTCTAGGTATAAATGACAGGGTTGGAAGCATAGAAGTAGGCAAAGATGCAGATTTAGTAATTTGGGATAAGCATCCATTTGATTTACAAGCCAATGTCGAGTATACTATCATTGATGGAAAGATAGTATATAAAAAATAGATTATTGAAGTTGGGTGCAAACATGAGAGATTATATAATAGTTACTGATGCAACATCAGATATTCCTAATGAAATGGCCAATGAGCTTAATGTTAAAGTTGTTCCGATGTCATTTTCTCTAGGAGAAAAAAATTATAATCATTATCCTGATTATAGAGAATTAGACATAAAAACATTCTATGACAAGCAAAGAGATGGACAAACGTCGCTTACAACCCAAATTAATGTGGCTGTATACTTAGATTTTTTTGAAGAAATAATAAAATCGGATAAGGATTTATTATATATTTCGTTTTCATCTGCTCTTAGCAGTACTTACCAGTCTTCGGTACTAGCTGCAAAAGAATTGAATGAAAAATATCCAGATTTTAAAATTATCACAATTGATTCTAAAGCAGCAACGCTAGGGGAAACTCTTTTGGTTAAAGTGGCAGCTCAAAAAAAATCAGAGGGAATGAATATCGAAGATTTGTCAAAATGGGTGGCTGAGAACCATTTAAAAGTTTGTCACTACTTTACAGTGGATGACTTAAACCATCTAAAAAGAGGCGGAAGAATGACTGCCATGACAGCTTTTATTGGAACTGCTCTAGACATTAAACCGATTCTTCATGTAAATGATGAAGGAAAACTGATTCCCCTTGATAAAGTAAGAGGAAGAAAAAAAGCTCTTAAGGTTTTATTTAACTACTTAGCTGAGCTTTCCGAAAATTTGGAGGAACAGACGATTTTTATTGGGCATGGTGATTGCATAGAGGATGCTAGATATCTAGAATCTCTTATAAAAGAAGCCTATAAAGTTAAAGAGGTAATAATTCACCCTATTGGACCTATTATAGGTTCTCATACAGGACCAGGAGCTATAACGTTGTTTTTCTTAGGAAAGCATAGATAGTTTCTTAATTAAATGCACTTGTATCAACTGTTTTTATATTGTCTTTTAGCGCCAATATAAGAGCTGCTTGATTACAAGTGCATTTTTATTATAAATAGAGCAAGATTTTTTATGCATATTTGCAATTTGTATGGTTCTAGGGATAGGATTCTTACTCTTTAATATCAGTTTGATTACAGTTTTGCTATAATGTTTACAGTGCGGTAACAACTAGAGATATTTTTGCAAAATAGTGATATAAATATAAATAAGAGATAAAAAGATACTATATTTATTTCTTAAATAAAATGTTCCTAATAGAAATGGTGAAAAAGGGGGAAGAAAAGTGAAAAAGCTAGTGAGTCTTGCTTTAGCAGCAGCTATGACATTTATGCTGACTTCGGTTAATCCTGTACCGAATTTCGCACAAGACAGTATAAATCTCGATAAACCACTTTTGATGCAATTTAACGATAAACTCAATAAGGATACAGTTTATAAAGACATAAGATTTTTAGATGAAAAAGGCAATGAAATTCCAGTATTAATCAACTTGAAAAGTGACAAAGAAGCTATAGTGATTCCTCTTTACGACATGAAGGATATAAAGGTAAGCCTAGATTCTAAATATAAGCAGTATAAAGCCTCAGCTTATGAAGGAGAAACTGTAGTAGGTGATGCGAGCAATCTTAAGAGACTTTCAGAAATGAGTCAAAGACAAAACATGGTAATGTATGACATGATGCCAGCAGCAAAAGAAGAATCAGTCATGTCTATGGATATGGGAAATGGAGCAGGTGAAGGTGATTCCTATTCTTCTACTAATGTCCAAGTTGAAGGAGTAGATGAAGCTGATATAGTTAAAACTGATGGAGAATATATCTATTACCTTAAGGACAACCAAGTTGTAATTATCAAAGCTGATAAAAACAATATGAAAAAAATGGCTACTATAGGATATCTTGAGTCAGCACTTTATCCATCTGATATCTATATAGATGAAAACTTGCTGATGGTAGTTGGAAATGCCTATAATGCAAAAGGAAGCTTTACAAAAGCAGTTATTTACGATGTAACAGATAAATCAAAGCCAGTAGTAAAAAGAGTTTTAGAGCAAGAAGGCTACTATGTATCTTCAAGAAAAAATGGAGATAATCTTCATATCATAAGCAGTCATTATGTGTATGATTATGGTGAAGGAAACCTTGTTCCAAAGGTAAAGGATTCAGCTGTATCAAGTGAGTATAAAGAAGTACAGCCATCAAAAATAATGATTTATCCTGGCTATCCTTCACAATCAATTATTGTGATTTCCAGTGCAGATATAAAGAAAAATGAGCCGAGCAAGATAGCTTCTTTTATGGGAAATGCAGATAATATCTATATGTCAAAAAATAGCTTGTATCTGACATACCAAGAAAGCCCATATTATATCATGCCTATGGTAGAGCCTAAAATAGCTCCAGATGTTAGTAGACCAATGATATGGCCTCCAGTTCCAAGAGAGACTCAAACTACAATCAAGAAATTTGCTATTAACAACACTTTAATAACTTACAGCGCTCAAAATAAAATTCAAGGTTATGTGCTAAACCAATTTTCAATGGACGAGCATAACGATTACTTCAGAATAGCATATACTAGTGATTTTAGTATGGAAAATAAAGGCTCTTCTATAGCAGTGTTTGATAAGAATATGAACAAAGCTGGAAGTATAGATAATATAGCTCCAGGTGAGAGAATATACTCTGCAAGATTTATGGGAGATAGAGCCTATATGGTTACTTTTAGAAATGTAGATCCATTCTTTGTTATGGATTTAAAAGACCCTAAAAATCCTAAAATGTTAGGTTATCTTAAAATACCTGGCTACAGCGATTACCTTCATCCATACGATGAAAATCACATTATAGGATTTGGAAAAGACACAGTTGAAATCAAAGGCAATCCTTACCAGCTAGGAATGAAAATATCTTTATTTGATGTAACAGATGTAAATAATCCAGTAGAAAAAGATATAGAAAAAATAGGAGACAGAGGTACAGAATCTGAGCTTCTTCACAACCACAAAGCCCTAATGTATGATAAATCAAGAGGCTTAATGGGATTCCCTATATCTGTAGCAAAGGTTAAGCCAGATCAAAAACAAGATCAGTGGGGATTCCCTCAGTACGGAGAACAGGTATTCCAAGGAGCTTATATCTATAATGTTTCTGCTAATAAA
This is a stretch of genomic DNA from Acetoanaerobium sticklandii. It encodes these proteins:
- a CDS encoding beta-propeller domain-containing protein, producing MKKLVSLALAAAMTFMLTSVNPVPNFAQDSINLDKPLLMQFNDKLNKDTVYKDIRFLDEKGNEIPVLINLKSDKEAIVIPLYDMKDIKVSLDSKYKQYKASAYEGETVVGDASNLKRLSEMSQRQNMVMYDMMPAAKEESVMSMDMGNGAGEGDSYSSTNVQVEGVDEADIVKTDGEYIYYLKDNQVVIIKADKNNMKKMATIGYLESALYPSDIYIDENLLMVVGNAYNAKGSFTKAVIYDVTDKSKPVVKRVLEQEGYYVSSRKNGDNLHIISSHYVYDYGEGNLVPKVKDSAVSSEYKEVQPSKIMIYPGYPSQSIIVISSADIKKNEPSKIASFMGNADNIYMSKNSLYLTYQESPYYIMPMVEPKIAPDVSRPMIWPPVPRETQTTIKKFAINNTLITYSAQNKIQGYVLNQFSMDEHNDYFRIAYTSDFSMENKGSSIAVFDKNMNKAGSIDNIAPGERIYSARFMGDRAYMVTFRNVDPFFVMDLKDPKNPKMLGYLKIPGYSDYLHPYDENHIIGFGKDTVEIKGNPYQLGMKISLFDVTDVNNPVEKDIEKIGDRGTESELLHNHKALMYDKSRGLMGFPISVAKVKPDQKQDQWGFPQYGEQVFQGAYIYNVSANKGIDLKGSITHIEDYNPYMYSYEDNIQRIIYIGDTIYTLSNNKVVATNLNTMKKISELDL
- a CDS encoding DegV family protein translates to MRDYIIVTDATSDIPNEMANELNVKVVPMSFSLGEKNYNHYPDYRELDIKTFYDKQRDGQTSLTTQINVAVYLDFFEEIIKSDKDLLYISFSSALSSTYQSSVLAAKELNEKYPDFKIITIDSKAATLGETLLVKVAAQKKSEGMNIEDLSKWVAENHLKVCHYFTVDDLNHLKRGGRMTAMTAFIGTALDIKPILHVNDEGKLIPLDKVRGRKKALKVLFNYLAELSENLEEQTIFIGHGDCIEDARYLESLIKEAYKVKEVIIHPIGPIIGSHTGPGAITLFFLGKHR
- a CDS encoding amidohydrolase, producing MLLIKNAKIYTMNLDVIEKGDILVENGKIKEIKTDISSCESCEIIDASGKMVFPGFIDAHCHIGMWEEGIGFEGDDGNEMTDPITPQLRAIDAINPMDEAFENAIKGGVTTAATGPGSANVIGGTFTVLKLHGKRVDDMVMIENLAMKCAFGENPKRVYAEKKAMPTTRMGTAAKLRETLAMAAEYNQKKEAAKEDSSKMPGYDMKLEAMIPVIKGEIPLKAHAHRADDIFTSIRIAKEFNVKLTLEHCTEGHLIADDLAKEGYPAIVGPTFGNKSKFELQNKNFDTPKILVEAGVKIAIMTDSPVIPLEHLPMCSALAYKAGLDEMEALKAITINPAEILGINDRVGSIEVGKDADLVIWDKHPFDLQANVEYTIIDGKIVYKK